One genomic window of Microbacterium testaceum StLB037 includes the following:
- the gmd gene encoding GDP-mannose 4,6-dehydratase has product MTKRALITGITGQDGSYLAELLLSKGYEVHGIVRRASTFNTHRIDHLYIDSHDPDAKLFLHYGDLSDGARLVTLMSEINPDEVYNLAAQSHVRVSFDEPEHTADTTGTGTIRLLEAVRLSGIDTKYYQASTSELYGATPPPQNEETPFYPRSPYAAAKLYSYWITKNYREAYDMFAVNGILFNHESPRRGETFVTRKITRAVARIKAGLQNELYLGNLDSIRDWGYAAEYVEGMWRMLQADNPEDFVLATGVGYTIREFLETSFGHAGLDWEEFVRFDQRYLRPTEVDALIGDPTKAAEKLGWVPSVRGDELARLMVDADMTALDRGPEWIDTVDLPTWGNAELLGARA; this is encoded by the coding sequence GTGACCAAGCGCGCTCTCATAACCGGTATCACGGGCCAGGATGGCTCGTATCTCGCTGAGTTGCTTCTGTCGAAGGGATACGAAGTTCACGGCATCGTCCGTCGCGCCTCGACCTTCAACACACACCGGATCGATCACCTCTACATCGATTCACATGATCCGGACGCCAAACTCTTCCTGCATTACGGCGACCTTTCCGATGGTGCACGACTCGTCACGCTGATGTCGGAAATCAATCCTGACGAGGTCTATAACCTCGCGGCTCAGTCCCACGTGAGAGTGTCGTTCGACGAGCCCGAGCACACGGCGGACACGACCGGCACGGGAACGATTCGCCTCCTGGAAGCGGTGCGTCTGTCGGGCATCGACACGAAGTACTACCAGGCCTCGACCTCGGAACTCTACGGCGCGACACCCCCACCGCAGAACGAGGAGACGCCCTTCTACCCGCGCTCTCCCTACGCCGCGGCGAAGCTCTACAGCTACTGGATCACCAAGAACTACCGCGAGGCGTACGACATGTTCGCGGTGAACGGCATCCTGTTCAATCACGAGTCTCCCCGCCGCGGCGAGACTTTCGTCACGCGCAAGATCACGCGGGCCGTGGCGCGGATCAAAGCCGGTTTGCAGAACGAGCTCTACCTCGGAAATCTCGACTCGATCCGCGACTGGGGTTACGCGGCCGAGTACGTTGAAGGAATGTGGCGCATGCTGCAGGCGGACAATCCGGAGGATTTCGTGCTCGCAACCGGGGTCGGCTACACAATTCGCGAGTTCCTCGAGACCTCGTTCGGGCACGCGGGTTTGGACTGGGAAGAGTTCGTGAGGTTCGATCAGCGCTATCTGCGGCCCACCGAGGTCGACGCGCTCATCGGAGATCCGACCAAGGCTGCGGAGAAGCTCGGCTGGGTTCCTTCGGTCCGCGGCGACGAGCTGGCGAGGCTGATGGTCGACGCCGACATGACGGCATTAGATCGAGGTCCCGAGTGGATCGACACCGTGGATCTTCCGACGTGGGGCAACGCCGAGCTTCTGGGAGCACGCGCATGA
- a CDS encoding GDP-L-fucose synthase family protein — translation MSTAVDGVSYTAHELDRDATFYVAGHRGLVGSAISRKLASAGFQNVVGKSSSELDLKDRDSVFAYMAEIKPRYLVLAAAKVGGILANSTYPVDFLSDNMRVQVNVLDAALANDVERVLFLGSSCIYPKFAEQPIREDALLTGYLEPTNDAYAIAKIAGILHTQSVRRQYGLPWISAMPTNLYGPNDNFSPHGSHVLPALIRRYEEAARSGAQSVTNWGTGTPRREFLHADDMADACLHLLEHYDGPDQVNVGTGSDVTIREIAETIAHVTGFEGETEWDTSKPDGTPQKLLDVSKLAEAGWTAKISLEEGMERTVAWYRDNVGALRQ, via the coding sequence ATGAGCACCGCGGTCGACGGGGTGAGCTACACCGCCCACGAGCTGGACCGGGACGCGACGTTCTACGTCGCCGGTCACCGCGGTCTCGTGGGGTCGGCGATCTCGCGCAAGCTCGCGTCCGCGGGCTTTCAGAACGTCGTCGGTAAATCGTCGAGCGAGCTCGACCTCAAGGATCGCGACTCCGTCTTCGCCTACATGGCCGAGATCAAGCCGAGGTACCTCGTGCTCGCCGCCGCGAAGGTCGGTGGAATCCTCGCGAACTCGACCTATCCGGTCGACTTCCTCAGCGACAACATGCGTGTTCAGGTCAACGTTCTTGATGCGGCTCTCGCCAATGACGTGGAGCGGGTGCTGTTCCTCGGGTCGTCGTGCATCTATCCGAAGTTCGCAGAACAGCCCATTCGCGAGGACGCGCTCCTCACGGGGTACCTCGAGCCGACGAACGACGCGTACGCGATCGCCAAGATCGCCGGCATCCTGCACACCCAGTCGGTTCGCCGCCAGTACGGGTTGCCGTGGATCAGCGCGATGCCGACCAACCTCTATGGTCCGAACGACAACTTCTCGCCGCACGGATCGCACGTGTTGCCCGCGCTGATCCGACGCTACGAAGAGGCCGCGCGATCCGGAGCACAGAGCGTCACCAACTGGGGGACCGGAACGCCGCGACGTGAGTTCCTCCACGCCGATGACATGGCCGACGCGTGCCTGCACCTGCTCGAGCACTACGACGGGCCCGACCAGGTCAACGTGGGCACGGGTTCGGACGTGACGATCCGCGAGATCGCCGAAACCATCGCGCACGTCACCGGGTTCGAGGGCGAGACGGAGTGGGACACGTCCAAGCCCGACGGCACCCCGCAGAAGCTCCTGGATGTGTCGAAGCTCGCCGAGGCGGGCTGGACGGCGAAGATCTCGCTCGAAGAGGGCATGGAGCGCACCGTCGCCTGGTATCGCGACAACGTCGGCGCCCTGCGGCAGTAG
- a CDS encoding Dabb family protein: protein MFRHVVLFRVRDDVADPDVSAALASLQAVGECPGILSWDIALSLDTRKGRMIVEDGTFVDRAAFDEWRVSDAHRAVGERMARISDWWVGDWERT from the coding sequence GTGTTCCGCCACGTCGTGCTGTTCCGGGTCCGTGACGATGTCGCGGACCCGGACGTTTCGGCGGCCCTCGCTTCTTTGCAGGCGGTGGGGGAGTGCCCCGGCATTCTTTCGTGGGATATCGCGCTGTCGCTCGATACGCGCAAAGGACGGATGATCGTCGAGGACGGAACGTTCGTCGATCGCGCCGCATTCGACGAGTGGCGCGTGAGCGACGCACACCGCGCCGTCGGGGAAAGAATGGCCCGGATCAGCGACTGGTGGGTGGGGGACTGGGAACGGACGTGA
- a CDS encoding immune inhibitor A domain-containing protein codes for MVQTIYVDFDDAPGDPREIPGIEETFDVSVKALGEASGGALTLQRQSHPVWTRLAGTSAEWEDSGRDLAIAVAGADDVVDFSNVDVVWVVWMTATPRDAFRSHAGSDYQVVADGRTLTHGSLMRQIDLSRGGHWVPTHEMGHVLGLPDLYDTSNDGGPTTRWTGPWDLMASTSGPGHAYFAWHRWMLGWASDAQVACVLPGQERTVSLSPVQSDGPTLLAAVRLDASRVLTVESRRAQKWDIGIPREGVLVSTVDVTRTTGDGPIQVGFADGRHPDVRDETTLSDAPLRAGETYTDAATGVSVHVDSTGGDVDVVRLDASSIAPRPISAKKTIALYRTTQDGTRVVSLDDLVTRDTGVDAVAFGTFDVREDGAFVRNGELFFADTDPGARAELARVRADGIPVVATLGGESASIWSLLSRDFDRYYANLRSYLLTNRFDAVELDIRSPLDTGTVVKLIDALRRDLGPLSTVSLVGDAAAFAGGSDAAPDYPAVAAARGEDVEWFALRLSCDAVPTGAEYRQLVAQLGMPPERVVLSATTSPALCPAGAAFTAPDEFARSLQDIVAAEPRFGGIRGDEYANAVPGGAAAPWQWFATMTAAMNDPAPLPTVSPESTASPDPTVSPKPTASPVPTASDGPSALAQSGTGEWLGLVPLAGILIVAGVLLAGRRRRTTV; via the coding sequence GTGGTTCAGACGATCTATGTCGACTTCGACGACGCGCCGGGAGACCCTCGTGAGATCCCGGGAATCGAGGAGACGTTCGATGTCTCGGTGAAGGCGCTCGGCGAGGCGTCGGGTGGCGCGCTGACGCTTCAGCGCCAGTCCCATCCCGTATGGACGCGCCTGGCCGGGACGTCCGCGGAGTGGGAGGACAGCGGACGAGACCTCGCGATCGCCGTCGCCGGGGCGGACGACGTCGTGGACTTCTCGAACGTGGATGTCGTCTGGGTCGTCTGGATGACGGCGACCCCGCGAGACGCGTTCCGTTCTCACGCGGGCAGCGACTACCAGGTCGTGGCGGACGGGCGCACGCTGACGCACGGTTCGCTGATGCGACAGATCGACCTCAGCCGAGGCGGGCACTGGGTGCCCACGCACGAGATGGGTCATGTCCTCGGACTGCCCGACCTGTACGACACCTCGAACGACGGGGGACCGACGACGCGCTGGACGGGACCGTGGGACCTGATGGCCTCGACGTCCGGGCCCGGACACGCGTACTTCGCCTGGCACCGATGGATGCTGGGCTGGGCGAGCGATGCGCAGGTCGCCTGCGTGCTGCCCGGCCAGGAGCGCACCGTGTCACTCTCGCCGGTGCAGTCCGACGGCCCGACCCTGCTCGCCGCCGTGCGACTCGATGCCTCGCGCGTCCTGACCGTCGAATCGCGGCGTGCCCAGAAATGGGACATCGGCATTCCCCGTGAGGGCGTCCTCGTCTCGACCGTCGATGTGACGCGCACCACCGGTGACGGCCCGATCCAGGTCGGGTTCGCCGATGGCCGGCATCCCGATGTCCGCGATGAGACCACACTGAGCGATGCCCCGCTGCGCGCCGGCGAAACCTACACCGATGCGGCCACGGGGGTCTCGGTCCACGTGGACAGCACGGGCGGAGACGTCGACGTCGTGCGGCTGGACGCCTCGTCGATCGCCCCGCGCCCGATTTCGGCGAAGAAGACGATCGCCCTGTACCGAACCACGCAGGACGGCACGCGGGTCGTCTCGCTCGACGACCTCGTCACCCGGGACACGGGAGTGGATGCCGTCGCCTTCGGCACTTTCGACGTGAGGGAGGACGGGGCGTTCGTGCGCAACGGTGAGCTCTTCTTCGCCGACACCGATCCGGGCGCGCGGGCGGAGCTCGCGAGGGTTCGGGCGGACGGAATCCCCGTCGTCGCGACCCTCGGTGGGGAGTCTGCGTCGATCTGGTCGCTCCTGAGCCGAGATTTCGATCGCTACTACGCGAACCTTCGCTCCTATCTCCTGACGAACAGATTCGACGCCGTCGAACTCGACATCCGTTCGCCTCTCGACACCGGGACGGTGGTCAAGCTCATCGACGCTCTCCGCCGCGACCTCGGCCCCCTTTCCACCGTTTCGCTCGTCGGTGACGCGGCGGCGTTCGCGGGAGGGAGCGACGCGGCTCCCGACTATCCCGCCGTCGCGGCGGCGCGCGGCGAGGACGTGGAGTGGTTCGCTCTCCGTCTGTCGTGCGACGCCGTCCCGACCGGCGCCGAGTACCGCCAGCTGGTCGCCCAGCTCGGGATGCCGCCGGAGAGAGTCGTCTTGTCGGCGACCACCTCGCCCGCTCTGTGCCCCGCAGGTGCGGCGTTCACCGCACCGGACGAGTTCGCCCGTTCGCTGCAGGACATCGTCGCCGCCGAGCCGCGATTCGGCGGCATCCGGGGCGACGAGTACGCCAATGCCGTGCCGGGCGGCGCGGCGGCACCGTGGCAGTGGTTCGCGACCATGACCGCCGCCATGAACGACCCGGCGCCTCTCCCCACGGTGTCGCCGGAGTCGACCGCGTCACCGGACCCGACCGTCTCGCCGAAGCCGACGGCATCCCCCGTCCCGACGGCGTCTGATGGCCCGAGCGCGCTCGCGCAGAGCGGCACGGGGGAGTGGCTTGGTTTGGTTCCCCTCGCGGGCATCTTGATCGTGGCCGGCGTTCTGCTCGCGGGGCGCAGGCGCCGCACGACGGTGTGA
- a CDS encoding L-serine ammonia-lyase, iron-sulfur-dependent, subunit alpha, producing the protein MSAYVSAFELFSIGVGPSSSHTVGPMRAAADFATRLRSDGLLGRVASVSCALYGSLGATGIGHGTPDAVVAGLQGLHPETVDPDAVRRAWSDWPEGRALALAGEHEIAFSKDDVVLAPRTRLPGHPNAMTLVARDADGGVLADETFYSIGGGFIRREGEPPRVSAAPFPLAFDDAATLIALCDEQGITIAEAARRNEEALRSDEEIAAGLDRIWDAMAACVNAGLAHDGVLPGILKVKRRAAVIREQLEAIEAEGHRELPGEWLGAFALAVNEENAAGGRVVTAPTNGAAGILPAVAMYWWRFLADSGLGVGNAVTPHGELVGSALLGYDGHAVTRSEVSHWDDGDVAEANRRRGIRRFLLTATALGSLFKANASISGAEGGCQAEVGSACAMAAGGLTAVMGGTNRQIENAAEIAMEHHLGLTCDPVGGLVQIPCIERNAIAASTAVTAARLALRGDGSHYVSLDAVVETMRQTGIDMSTKYKETSEGGLAVNVIEC; encoded by the coding sequence ATGAGCGCCTACGTTTCGGCGTTCGAGCTGTTCTCCATCGGTGTAGGACCCTCGAGCTCCCATACGGTCGGTCCCATGCGGGCCGCCGCCGACTTCGCGACCCGCCTTCGTTCCGACGGATTGCTGGGGCGCGTGGCATCCGTCTCCTGCGCGTTGTACGGTTCCCTCGGCGCGACGGGCATCGGTCACGGCACCCCCGATGCGGTCGTCGCAGGCCTCCAGGGCCTGCATCCCGAGACGGTGGATCCGGATGCCGTGCGCCGAGCGTGGTCGGACTGGCCCGAGGGGCGCGCGCTGGCGCTCGCCGGCGAGCACGAGATCGCGTTCTCGAAGGACGACGTGGTGCTCGCCCCGCGCACCCGGCTGCCCGGTCACCCCAACGCCATGACGCTCGTCGCGCGCGATGCCGACGGAGGTGTGCTCGCCGACGAGACGTTCTACTCGATCGGTGGCGGGTTCATCCGGCGCGAGGGCGAGCCGCCGCGCGTCTCGGCCGCACCGTTCCCCCTCGCCTTCGACGACGCGGCGACCCTGATCGCGCTGTGCGACGAGCAGGGCATCACGATCGCCGAGGCCGCGCGTCGCAACGAAGAGGCCCTCCGCTCCGACGAGGAGATCGCCGCGGGCCTCGACCGGATCTGGGATGCCATGGCCGCGTGCGTCAACGCGGGACTCGCGCACGACGGTGTGCTCCCCGGCATCCTGAAGGTGAAGCGTCGCGCCGCGGTGATCCGGGAGCAGCTCGAGGCCATCGAGGCCGAGGGGCACCGTGAGCTGCCGGGGGAGTGGCTGGGGGCGTTCGCGCTCGCCGTGAACGAGGAGAACGCCGCCGGAGGGCGGGTCGTGACGGCGCCGACGAACGGCGCCGCGGGCATTCTTCCGGCCGTGGCGATGTACTGGTGGCGGTTCCTCGCCGACTCGGGGCTCGGCGTCGGCAATGCCGTCACCCCGCACGGCGAGCTCGTGGGCAGCGCGCTGCTCGGGTACGACGGGCACGCGGTGACCCGGTCCGAGGTCTCGCACTGGGACGACGGTGACGTCGCGGAGGCGAACCGACGCCGTGGCATCCGGCGCTTCCTGCTGACGGCGACGGCGCTCGGCTCGCTGTTCAAGGCCAACGCGTCGATCTCGGGCGCCGAGGGCGGATGCCAGGCCGAGGTCGGCTCCGCGTGCGCGATGGCGGCGGGCGGCCTGACCGCGGTGATGGGCGGCACGAACCGGCAGATCGAGAACGCCGCCGAGATCGCGATGGAGCACCACCTCGGGCTCACCTGCGACCCGGTGGGTGGGCTCGTGCAGATCCCGTGCATCGAGCGCAATGCGATCGCCGCCTCGACCGCGGTGACCGCGGCCCGGCTCGCGCTGCGCGGCGACGGGTCGCATTACGTGTCACTGGATGCCGTCGTCGAGACGATGCGTCAGACCGGCATCGACATGTCGACGAAGTACAAGGAGACGAGCGAGGGCGGCCTCGCGGTCAACGTCATCGAGTGCTGA
- a CDS encoding MarR family winged helix-turn-helix transcriptional regulator → MTDRRLAVQAWESLFRAQHEVFEELRTDFDGSELTQAEYDVLLTVTRAPDMTARLRDVTGNMLISQPSVSRLVERMVARGLLTKCADPDDGRGSLVTATETGAVVFRRIAAAHGRSIADRMARLDDDELAQLHALTSKLRDSA, encoded by the coding sequence ATGACCGATCGCCGCCTCGCCGTCCAGGCCTGGGAGAGCCTTTTCCGGGCGCAGCACGAGGTGTTCGAAGAACTGCGAACGGACTTCGACGGCTCTGAGCTGACGCAGGCCGAATACGACGTGCTCCTCACCGTCACCCGCGCTCCCGACATGACCGCGCGCTTGCGCGACGTCACGGGCAACATGCTGATCAGCCAGCCGAGCGTGTCACGCCTGGTGGAGCGCATGGTCGCGCGCGGCCTGCTGACGAAGTGCGCCGACCCCGACGACGGTCGCGGCTCCCTCGTCACCGCCACCGAGACGGGTGCCGTCGTGTTCCGCCGGATCGCCGCGGCCCACGGGCGCTCGATCGCGGACCGCATGGCGCGCCTCGACGACGACGAACTGGCCCAGCTGCACGCGCTGACGTCGAAGCTCCGCGACTCCGCCTGA
- a CDS encoding histidine phosphatase family protein, with translation MNDADLTEPDGRLVLVRHGETEWSRTGRHTGLTDIPLTETGAYKAELAGTLLATRRFDLVLTSPLQRAVETASRAGFPDAQPEPRLVEWDYGAYEGLTTPEIIDQLGHPWTIWQAGAPAGATPGESIEQVTARAASLLDDLRPRLENGEQILVFSHAHFLRALAGVWLGLTAAGGRYFVLGTSAVSELGFEHGNAVITQWNHVRGR, from the coding sequence GTGAACGATGCAGACCTCACCGAACCCGACGGACGCCTCGTACTGGTGCGGCACGGCGAGACCGAGTGGAGCCGAACCGGCCGCCACACCGGGCTCACCGACATCCCCCTCACCGAGACGGGGGCGTACAAGGCTGAGCTCGCGGGGACGCTGCTCGCGACGCGGCGGTTCGATCTGGTCCTGACGAGTCCTCTGCAGCGCGCGGTCGAGACCGCCTCCCGCGCCGGCTTCCCCGACGCGCAGCCCGAGCCCCGACTCGTCGAATGGGACTACGGCGCCTACGAAGGCCTCACCACCCCCGAGATCATCGACCAACTGGGCCACCCCTGGACGATCTGGCAGGCGGGCGCTCCCGCCGGAGCCACACCCGGCGAGAGCATCGAGCAGGTCACCGCGCGCGCGGCATCCCTCCTCGACGACCTCCGCCCCCGCCTCGAGAACGGCGAACAGATCCTCGTGTTCTCGCACGCGCACTTCCTGCGCGCGCTCGCGGGGGTGTGGCTCGGGCTCACCGCGGCGGGCGGGCGCTACTTCGTGCTCGGCACCTCCGCCGTCAGCGAGCTCGGCTTCGAGCACGGCAACGCCGTGATCACGCAGTGGAACCACGTGCGCGGGCGCTGA
- a CDS encoding helix-turn-helix domain-containing protein: MSAHFLGGENTLKIAGRAADPEGIARHLAAGTPVVLVGPVGVGKTVTMSRVAHALARRDVPTQLVRGVDLPPDTGSPAMEDLPAPGTTLLVDDAHALDERSAATLLQAVCLHRVTACIAVETPLFSRPASDAWTHSLLELGSRGFAVRIDIEPLEETKASVFLRECGADALDDVTTDALVWMANGSRALLYEFAEVANDAARRGRDPLAALRHAPVWTRLGDAVHKNLSTLELEHLTTLVTLGRFSGLASTHAARIRPFHEIKELRAHGYVFQDDSDAGALWANPVLAAEAARVLGDDRVRAIVDTAVTRMLDADGRWWSPPIATVVAESLLRGDPLPVPTADDLRRRALLDAARHANDQGRFATAEAFASTGIAGEPDDVALRLELAYARVSAGDPRAQSEVPPVVAADADRHRAQQIATAWEMRGFFAATRDLHAALDRGRPEDAEPDSSAARVDALAFALQWPLARDHAQQSSRTSCGYWRVWAWLREAYARAQLGDAEGTNRLLTRVQEFVYESGIAGLNTAERLWALTVSLVTHLMLGSDAPVLHARIADERRRAVREGDDRALGCAGLAASLSAAVAGESDAALRNLEAARARFHPIRKDMAVAGVKLLIAQFIAARGRVPEARRIVDRVSSLWADGPLSLRHDYVAARSMIDALDERYDDAAHAAQLALRLTAERPAPMLRLRDLHRAVTLGVAERDALDEIGRLLSGTTASVRRMWDDPPTPLVTGRRHTELRAALLRTFVPRSPSSPTESTPAPTAAAMVDSISLTRREREIAGLIAAGLSNRDIAARLFLSVRTVESHVYQARAKLGAESRRELGRRVAAASQPGSAPLP; the protein is encoded by the coding sequence GTGAGTGCACATTTCCTCGGTGGGGAGAACACCCTGAAGATCGCCGGACGCGCTGCCGATCCGGAAGGAATAGCGAGGCATCTGGCAGCCGGAACGCCGGTGGTGCTGGTCGGGCCCGTGGGCGTCGGAAAGACCGTGACGATGAGCCGTGTCGCACACGCGCTCGCACGGCGGGATGTCCCCACGCAGCTCGTTCGAGGAGTGGACCTGCCGCCGGATACGGGGTCCCCGGCGATGGAGGACCTCCCGGCACCGGGGACGACGTTGTTGGTGGACGACGCCCACGCGTTGGACGAGCGTTCCGCGGCCACCCTCCTGCAGGCCGTATGCCTTCACCGCGTCACGGCCTGCATCGCGGTGGAGACACCGCTGTTCTCCCGTCCGGCGTCCGATGCATGGACGCACTCACTGCTGGAGCTCGGGAGCCGGGGCTTCGCGGTCCGCATCGACATCGAGCCCCTCGAGGAGACGAAGGCATCCGTGTTCCTCCGGGAGTGCGGGGCCGACGCTCTCGACGACGTGACCACGGACGCGCTGGTGTGGATGGCGAACGGCTCGCGCGCCCTCCTGTACGAGTTCGCGGAGGTCGCGAACGACGCGGCACGGCGCGGGCGAGACCCGCTCGCCGCCCTGCGACATGCCCCGGTCTGGACGCGCCTCGGCGACGCGGTGCACAAGAACCTTTCGACTCTCGAGCTCGAGCACCTCACGACCCTGGTCACCCTGGGCCGGTTCTCCGGTTTGGCCTCGACGCACGCCGCGCGCATCCGCCCGTTCCATGAGATCAAGGAGCTGCGGGCGCACGGTTATGTCTTCCAAGACGACTCGGACGCCGGCGCACTGTGGGCCAATCCTGTGCTCGCCGCCGAGGCCGCGCGCGTCCTCGGGGACGACCGCGTCCGCGCCATCGTCGACACCGCGGTCACGCGCATGCTCGACGCGGACGGTCGGTGGTGGAGCCCGCCGATCGCGACCGTCGTGGCCGAATCGCTCCTGAGGGGGGACCCGCTGCCGGTCCCGACGGCGGACGATCTGCGCCGGAGGGCTCTGCTCGACGCCGCGAGGCACGCCAACGACCAGGGTCGTTTCGCGACGGCCGAAGCGTTCGCCTCCACCGGCATCGCCGGGGAACCGGACGACGTCGCCCTCCGCTTGGAGCTCGCGTACGCGCGGGTCTCCGCCGGCGACCCGCGGGCGCAGAGCGAGGTTCCGCCGGTGGTCGCGGCCGACGCGGATCGGCATCGGGCGCAGCAGATCGCGACGGCATGGGAGATGCGCGGCTTCTTCGCCGCCACTCGGGACCTGCACGCCGCGCTCGACCGCGGTCGCCCGGAGGATGCGGAGCCGGATTCCTCCGCGGCGCGGGTCGACGCCCTCGCCTTCGCGCTGCAGTGGCCGCTCGCGCGGGACCACGCGCAGCAGTCGTCCCGCACGTCCTGCGGGTACTGGCGCGTCTGGGCCTGGTTGCGCGAGGCATATGCCCGCGCGCAGCTGGGGGATGCCGAGGGCACGAACCGGCTGCTGACGCGTGTTCAGGAGTTCGTGTACGAAAGCGGGATCGCCGGCCTCAACACCGCCGAACGGCTATGGGCACTGACGGTTTCGCTGGTGACGCATCTCATGCTGGGCAGCGATGCCCCCGTGCTCCACGCACGGATCGCCGACGAGCGGCGTCGCGCCGTGCGGGAGGGCGACGACCGCGCGCTCGGATGCGCCGGTCTGGCCGCGTCGTTGTCGGCGGCCGTCGCCGGGGAGAGCGACGCCGCCCTTCGGAACCTCGAAGCGGCACGGGCACGGTTCCACCCGATCCGCAAGGACATGGCGGTGGCGGGCGTGAAGCTGCTGATCGCCCAGTTCATCGCCGCGCGCGGTCGGGTCCCGGAGGCGCGACGCATCGTCGACCGTGTCTCCAGCCTGTGGGCGGACGGCCCGTTGAGTCTCCGCCACGATTACGTCGCCGCGCGGTCGATGATCGACGCACTGGACGAGCGTTACGACGACGCCGCCCACGCGGCCCAGCTCGCACTCCGGTTGACGGCGGAGCGGCCGGCACCGATGCTGCGTCTGCGGGACCTCCACCGAGCGGTGACGCTCGGAGTGGCGGAGCGCGACGCGCTCGACGAGATCGGTCGCCTGCTATCCGGGACCACCGCCTCCGTTCGCCGGATGTGGGACGACCCGCCTACCCCGTTGGTGACCGGTCGGCGACACACCGAACTGCGGGCGGCCCTGCTGCGCACGTTCGTTCCGCGCTCGCCGTCCTCTCCGACGGAGTCGACCCCCGCCCCCACCGCGGCAGCGATGGTCGACTCGATCTCCCTCACCCGACGGGAGAGAGAGATCGCCGGTCTGATCGCCGCGGGGCTGTCGAACCGCGACATCGCCGCTCGCCTGTTCCTCTCGGTCCGCACGGTCGAGTCCCACGTCTATCAGGCCCGCGCCAAGCTCGGCGCGGAGTCTCGCCGCGAGCTCGGTCGCCGGGTCGCCGCCGCATCCCAGCCCGGTTCCGCTCCCCTGCCGTGA